The window TGATTTTCGGCACCTGTAGAAAAAGTAAGTTCGGCACTGTGGGTGATTTCGGCAGCTGGTTAAGGTGGTATTTTGAGGAGatatttgtcaataataatgTGGATataagtacattgtacattataattaaaatactctcaccagttttaaaatttccaaattttacaataacaaaaaaaaatgtattcttggaaaggtaaaaattttcaaatccccAGTGGGATTGATCATTCAAACTCATAACTTACAGATTTGTCAATATGCCTCTTACCCAATGCACTACGATGTTAGGTGAAaattttagggaaaaaaaatcatcataaaataacacttgattttattgtctaTTTCGATAAATACTGTACGTCATAACATGGatgtgtcccataccacctcaAATAGACACCTGAATGAAGTTAACTTGGCACAATCAATTAcatattgttttgaattaattaaattgttaaaacaaaaaggGGGGGTTAATCTTGTATTCCCACTacacaaagtggggggggggggtgataatTATAATGAGGGTAACAACGAGGCATTTTGACATTTGGCTGACTCTTCatagtgtggattggactattgaaGCTAACTTGATACATACATGTCATTAGCAGAGGTTGCTGGCCTGTGGTgcagtgttttaattatttaaatttgtggACAATAATATACCACACAAAGTCTGactgacaaaaaaaatattattgatcaGTCTGAAAATATGAATCAATTCATTGCTGCATACAAATACAGAGGCATGATAGAGCCATAAAAAGTTCATAGACCTTGTATTTTGATCATGTCAAGGAAATTTTTGTAAGAACTTAATGAACATTGGGGGAGTTTTTCAAAATGGATTTGTAagtctttaaaattgttatacaATATCCATTTACACTATGTAATCAATATTAAAAGCATCGAAAGTTTTCAAATGGGGATTGTTATTTTGCACTGATATTGTAACTGTTTAAttctaatatatattaaaaattttgatcatgatttttgtgctttttaaaggttacatgtacatgatgtgtCATAGTGTGTCATTTCgtgtaaatatgtttaagaGTTTACTCATGCCAAATGACAAGTAATTAGCTAGGGTCAGTCTGCTTTACTAATTATCCCCAATTAGTCTATATAATTGTTCTGAGTTGTCTTTAAGCTATCTGAGTTATTATCATTAATTATCTTTTAGATTATAAATACAGTTAATagaaatttattcaattcagTCAGAATCTTTTGGCCACTACATGTACCTCATGTACGTTGCTTAAATAAGTCTTCATACTGACTATCTAGTTGATTGTCCACCAGTCTGTCAGTAAGACTAAGCAACATTGAGCTAAATTCATTCTGACTCATTTggaattttaagaaataattatttttatcctgttctatttgactttattttatttgattattgttaatatTTCATAGTTAATTTAAATCActtaatcaataaattgtgaaaacctGCCTTCGAGTTATAGCTCTATGCATATTCAACTTAGAGGTCAATTTAAGCCTAATAACTATAGGCTGACCCCCTGCCTCTTGGGTTGGGCCTATACGAGTTAATTCCCCTTATTCTATAGTGCCCTTAATCCCCCTCAGTGACAGATGTGTAAATGCATGAGCCAGATGTTCactttttatttactattttattTATGGGATACGGTAAACTAAATTATGATATGGTATCCTTGCCTGTAATTTTTTGTCAACACCAATttccatacatgtatttaatttatatatatggaAAACATCTACATAACTGCTGTTCATGTAATATATTCATGGAAATGGGGCCTTTTTTAATACctgtaaaaaattttaaagagtcaatatttcaataagCCATGATAATTATAGaatggatttttattaaaaatgttgaaaaacttTCTAGTACATGAACCTTAAATATTTCAACCAGTATATAATATAATAGATTTATCACCAATGATTTTTATTAGCTAGCCAATTTggatgatatttttatttctataatttcAGAGAAATTCCATTTTGTTAGAAAACTCTGTCACATAATATGGATATAGAGAAACTAAAGGAAGTAGCATGTGAAGCTATAGACAAAGCAGCAGAAGATCTAGCGAAATTGAGTCACTTCATTTGGTCCAATCCTGAGCTTGCTCACGAGGAATTCAAAGCTCACGACGCTGTCACTGAGATCTTGGATAAGTACAAGTTTCCACAGGTGGACAGGAAGTTTATTCTTCCCACAGGCTTCAGAGCAGTGTGTGGTGACAAAGCCAAGGGACCACATGTGGCGCTTTTAACGGAATATGATGCCCTGCCTGAAATAGGGCATGCTAGTGGCCACAATCTCATTGTAGAGTCCGGTGTGGCTATTGCGATTGCACTTAAAGCATGTTTTGAAGCAGCTGGTCAACCTTTCGGGAAGGTGAGGAAAATTGATTTAGTGCATGCTATAACagtatatttacatccaccaagtattattccctctatttcttacggaaacttatagttaattcatagctctatagaaacagccagactgaaatctacacgccctgtttttgattggtcaaaatctacagcggctgaaactgacaagaaagtgacaggattgaattgacacgccctgtttatcgattggtcgagacctacaactacttaagaaaaatcacggactgcacgaactaaccatgatgatgtcagactcaaagtctcactggagacgatttggctgtttcttttagctaacgtacttatgtacattaacagtaatttagtgaattttacttactttttacactcaatttattaataagttagaataaagatgttaatataaacaataaaatgctctctttggtgattcatgtgggttatgaaggtagccatcattgcagaaaaaatttacataacccgccaACGCGATGTAGATTACTTGCCAAGTTTTCCATATAAACTGCTAGGCCAGTCTTGacttaatttttcttgttttgtttttttttttatgagccaatatatacatgtatgcatcatgtacatgacattgtatatatatatgtatatgttttattttaaagtcattggaaaaagcaatttttttttcagagaggTAGGTAGTCATTGAGAGCAGTGCAGTAAGATAAGGAGAACTATGATGTCATGCTGTGGattaaatgtaacaaaatatgattatatgatatgaaacactctgtaaaatataaatatagaaCAGGAAGCATTTTTTATCATGAGTGAGTACATTTATAAGTGTACTACATATACTTGACGTCAACCATCATGTGCAAGCAGAGTATCAAGTTGTAGTCATGCGTGGGTTCCTTTACAATTCAACAtattttcgggggggggggggggggggggggctaattgATCACTTAAAATGTTTTGCTGCTATATTATATCACTATTGTAGTAGTTCAGTATTTGTTATCGTTAGCACAATGCATTAGTATCATTGATTGCTATATATACATATCTTTTTGACACTTTCCCTGATATATTGAAAGCAATGCTACTGGTATACATACTGTGTACAGGGAAATATAtttgcccctttcgccctccTTGTCTATgagcaaatttaagactggacaAATTGCATTGGCTTAAACTATATCTCTTTTTAAACACAACtctgtctgggcgaattcaagacagggcaacactgtttgcaagtgaagaTTTGAAGAAGGTCGAAAATAACACGGGGAGAATATAACCATGTATACAGTAGAATATTCAAACAAAAAGACATTGTTAAGCTTACACAATTTCTTGTTAACTGACAATGGACTTTTAAGCTATTTTTAAATCTGTTGTTCTAATTATCTGCTTTAATTTCCATTGCTGTAGGTCAGTTTACTGGGCACCCCGGCCGAGGAACAGAGGGGAGGGAAGCTGTCCTTCATCAAAGCACAAGTATTCAAAGATGTCGATTTTGCAATGACCGCCCATCCCTCTCAGTACTATATATCCAGACCAAATTATGTAGCCATATCAGAGTGAGTGCATGAACTGTCAAATTAAGACTAATGTGGATGAAAAAATTGTGTGAAGTTAAAAAcaaaaggggggagggggtatgTAATATCTGTAATTATAAGTACTCTATTTGAAAAACTTTTCTCTCACTTTAATTTTCACCCATTTCATCATGTTCATTGCAATTtggtaaatttaatttttgaacaaTACAAAATGGTAAGTTTTATACGGTATTACAGTCTTACATCTTCAAACACAACtgtcaaacaaatttgaaacgGAGTAAATacgttatcaagtgtgattcaactagtaaaaatacaatatattagaATGAAGTGAGAATAAACTATTACACAGAATTGATTTGatatcatataatttatttgataGAGTAACTATGCATTTCACTGGAGTAGAGGCTCATGCTGCTGAGTTTCCCTGGGAAGGAGTTAACGCCCTTGATGCCGCCATCTTGTGCTACAACAATGTCTCCTGTATGAGGCAACAACTCCCTCCAGGCTGGATGCTTCACGGTATGTTTATACAATTTATACAGACTGATGAAGAAGTAAATACAAAGTTCAAAGTATTTTCAGTGTTTACAAAGTTTGTACATTTTAAGTGTTCACAAagtatcaagttttttttagtgTTGACAAAGTCTCAAGCATTCTGCAATGTTTGCAAGGTGCACAATTATTTTAGTGTTTGCAAAGTCAAACATTTTAGTGTTATCACAGTTCCAATCATTTTTAGTGCTTAACAACATCTAAAGATTTTGTTAGCATTTTGCAAAGTGTGGCAGAgcttggaattatttttaaaaatatatctgaaACCTGTcctctttttaaagaaaagtgcatTGAAttggaaattgaaaattatttttgtatgaGCATTCTACTACTTTACTATTCACCAAAACTTTATTCTGGAAATGAGTGAATTTTTACTGCCAATTCATAAGTGTAAGAATTAATGAATTTGTCATTTATCCCTTTTTAGCCGgactctgctgaaagcagagtcctggctgtaggcaggcaaattgccaatgttactataaatagcacaaagtaaacaaaaaaccaaacagcgtcaaagtcaAAGCTTCCGCTTTACCAAATAGtaacacaaagagccacgttttgtcaaaagtgtttgcattttgttgcttttttataatttcgagagaatagtttatcttttttagttttcttaataataaagtgttttaaaaacaagactatgcattttggacacatacaatgcgcatgaatttccatgaactactttgctgcgcgttgaagaaatggggattgaaaaTACAACGCTTgctgcaaaattcaaggcagaaGCTCTTGAACTTTTtcctactagacagacatatttttgcttttgttgctgcttacaaaaaatgatcgctctctgatgctttgccgacatcataagcatgagagagagagagagagagagagagagagagagagagagagagagagagagagagattttcagtctttactacacaatatgcataaagacacaccaaaagagcccggctttcagtacttcagtactttgattttctgtTGTCAATATTGGAATTTTTACCTATAATATCTGCCAACCTGTGAGTGGTTTCAGTTCTTTGATTATTACAGGCATTGTGACTGATGGGGGTGCTAGGCCTAACATTATACCAAGGACCGCAGCCTTGGAGTATTACATCAGAACCCCAAAGAACAGGAATCTAAagaaactagagaaaatgcttAAGAACTGTGTGGATGGTGCAGCTCTGGCTACTGACTGTGATGtgtgtactacatgtattcttctatattattattagtttttaaccgggttttccaacggaaaaatccggttattaaaatggtgaaaatgacgGGCGGATGGCAGGCGGGCGGGGCGGGCgggtgggcggctgccaaaagggtaccctcattgtacgggtaattcctcctacagttttcaagataggaagttgttcttttgcagatcaattgtacatatatcagaggtgtgcatattgctaggattttgatttccgataatttatcgaaaaaataccagcttttgaacttagtcattttttggcaaaatattgcatatagggaaccctcattgtacggataaatcctcctacagttctcaagataggaagttgttcttttgcagatcaattgtacatatatcagaggtgtgcatattgctaggattttaatttccgataatttatcgaaaaaataccagcttttgaacttagtcattttttggcaaaatgttgcatatagggaaccctcattgtacggataactcctcctacagttctcaagataggaagttgttcttttgcagatcaattgtacatatatcagaggtgtgcatattgctaggattttgatttccgataatttatcgaaaaaataccagcttttgaacttagtcattttttggcaaaatgttgcatatacatgtagggtactccatttcactggataagggttgacatggattatggatacagtttacataaaagaaaacccggtttgctgtcacattgacagcttttcacttgttggAGGTTTGATATAAGGTgtgaaaaagatatttaaaatagaATCAGCTAGATgatatatacagtgtatgtgtatttaattctTTCACcatcattataaacaaaaaggtGGAAGCTGAATGTTGAGAGCTTAATAAACAAAGCATATACAGTAACCTCCAATGAATTAAATTTCCCAAAGGTTAAAATGAAGTTACATTCCACCTTCCTGAATCTGCTGACCAACGAAGAGATGACCAAGACCTATGAGGAGAACGCCAGTCGACTGGGTATACAGACAGACACGGACAAGGAGTCCATTCTGAAGAAGCTCGGGGGCTCCACCGATGTCGGCAATGTGTCCTATGAAGTTCCCACTATACACCCTGAGTTTGAGATAGGAGCGGACTGTAACACCCACTCCATGGATTTCA is drawn from Crassostrea angulata isolate pt1a10 chromosome 5, ASM2561291v2, whole genome shotgun sequence and contains these coding sequences:
- the LOC128183547 gene encoding xaa-Arg dipeptidase-like, which encodes MDIEKLKEVACEAIDKAAEDLAKLSHFIWSNPELAHEEFKAHDAVTEILDKYKFPQVDRKFILPTGFRAVCGDKAKGPHVALLTEYDALPEIGHASGHNLIVESGVAIAIALKACFEAAGQPFGKVSLLGTPAEEQRGGKLSFIKAQVFKDVDFAMTAHPSQYYISRPNYVAISEVTMHFTGVEAHAAEFPWEGVNALDAAILCYNNVSCMRQQLPPGWMLHGIVTDGGARPNIIPRTAALEYYIRTPKNRNLKKLEKMLKNCVDGAALATDCDVKMKLHSTFLNLLTNEEMTKTYEENASRLGIQTDTDKESILKKLGGSTDVGNVSYEVPTIHPEFEIGADCNTHSMDFTTAAGDPKAQKYTLDMAKALAMTCIDIMLKPELLAKIKAEFEVESQ